The following coding sequences are from one Sardina pilchardus chromosome 16, fSarPil1.1, whole genome shotgun sequence window:
- the LOC134060070 gene encoding urokinase plasminogen activator surface receptor-like isoform X2: MCDPGSCASVTEAFFEGDTEIVSNVRCCVQPDHCIAGSINLGVSKRTINTECCGKELCNTKNTPEFNKDDTPNGKKCFTCEGNDCTKTMDCVGNEDHCIKSTTEMNGQIAILKGCASRSICQGNVSGLMGYLSECCEGNLCNRPKRGGTQRVLILLACLLSAVIIVLSGVLLGLHIRKPKRCNYCSTSSIEMYDVDT, from the exons ATGTGTGACCCAGGATCATGTGCCAGCGTAACGGAGGCATTTTTTGAAG GTGATACAGAAATAGTAAGCAATGTGAGGTGCTGTGTCCAGCCAGATCACTGCATCGCTGGCTCGATAAATCTTGGAGTTTCTAAGAGGACAATCAACACCGAATGCTGTGGAAAAGAACTGTGCAATACTAAAAACACTCCAG AGTttaacaaagatgatactccgAATGGGAAGAAGTGTTTCACCTGTGAAGGCAATGACTGCACAAAAACGATGGATTGTGTTGGAAATGAGGACCATTGCATTAAATCAACAA CTGAGATGAACGGCCAGATAGCTATTCTGAAAGGATGTGCATCCAGGAGTATCTGCCAAGGAAACGTATCTGGTCTGATGGGCTATCTGTCGGAGTGCTGTGAGGGGAACCTGTGCAACAGGCCCAAGAgaggagggacacagagagtcCTTATCCTGTTGGCCTGTCTCCTCTCTGCCGTGATCATCGTTCTGAGTGGTGTGCTTCTGGGACTTCATATCAGGAAACCGAAAAGGTGTAACTACTGTTCCACAAGTTCTATAGAAATGTATGACGTAGACACATGA
- the LOC134060070 gene encoding urokinase plasminogen activator surface receptor-like isoform X1 yields MKPSLILGLLCTLVGEVAALNCYFCSHQKSQHCNDTCMCDPGSCASVTEAFFEGDTEIVSNVRCCVQPDHCIAGSINLGVSKRTINTECCGKELCNTKNTPEFNKDDTPNGKKCFTCEGNDCTKTMDCVGNEDHCIKSTTEMNGQIAILKGCASRSICQGNVSGLMGYLSECCEGNLCNRPKRGGTQRVLILLACLLSAVIIVLSGVLLGLHIRKPKRCNYCSTSSIEMYDVDT; encoded by the exons ATGAAACCTAGCCTTATCCTTGGTCTTTTGTGCACACTTGTCGGTGAAG TGGCAGCTCTCAATTGCTACTTCTGCTCTCATCAGAAGTCCCAACACTGCAACGATACCTGCATGTGTGACCCAGGATCATGTGCCAGCGTAACGGAGGCATTTTTTGAAG GTGATACAGAAATAGTAAGCAATGTGAGGTGCTGTGTCCAGCCAGATCACTGCATCGCTGGCTCGATAAATCTTGGAGTTTCTAAGAGGACAATCAACACCGAATGCTGTGGAAAAGAACTGTGCAATACTAAAAACACTCCAG AGTttaacaaagatgatactccgAATGGGAAGAAGTGTTTCACCTGTGAAGGCAATGACTGCACAAAAACGATGGATTGTGTTGGAAATGAGGACCATTGCATTAAATCAACAA CTGAGATGAACGGCCAGATAGCTATTCTGAAAGGATGTGCATCCAGGAGTATCTGCCAAGGAAACGTATCTGGTCTGATGGGCTATCTGTCGGAGTGCTGTGAGGGGAACCTGTGCAACAGGCCCAAGAgaggagggacacagagagtcCTTATCCTGTTGGCCTGTCTCCTCTCTGCCGTGATCATCGTTCTGAGTGGTGTGCTTCTGGGACTTCATATCAGGAAACCGAAAAGGTGTAACTACTGTTCCACAAGTTCTATAGAAATGTATGACGTAGACACATGA